The Legionella cincinnatiensis genome includes a region encoding these proteins:
- a CDS encoding carotenoid biosynthesis protein, which yields MANNETTRNRSSIIRWIVITLYLLATLFSAAWHGPVAVIFLPIILVLTIFIAACLHGKERYGIKNIILFFIITWLVSHFFEALSIQTGFPFGHYYYDKLAGPRLFQVPLIIMFAYFGTGYASWILAHILLGQYAAPLTGKQIFFVPLIATFIMVIWDVCMDPLSSTVYSLWVWKNGGMYFGVPLQNYFGWFLVVYIIYQIFAVYIAKYDVIAVNNCNAFSSKNFWREAVAIYSIQGLTQLVDPFGASTHLEIYASMALITVFTMMFVSLLALLKINSSHLRDKKMTRIRSNVPG from the coding sequence ATGGCCAACAACGAAACGACGAGAAATAGAAGTAGCATCATCCGATGGATAGTGATTACTCTTTATCTTTTGGCAACTCTCTTTTCTGCTGCCTGGCATGGCCCGGTCGCAGTAATCTTTTTACCCATTATTCTTGTCTTGACTATTTTTATTGCGGCTTGTCTACATGGTAAAGAGCGATATGGAATAAAGAATATAATTTTATTTTTTATAATAACTTGGCTTGTCAGTCATTTCTTTGAGGCATTAAGTATTCAGACGGGATTTCCTTTTGGACATTATTATTATGATAAATTAGCTGGACCAAGATTATTTCAAGTACCCCTCATTATTATGTTTGCTTATTTTGGAACGGGTTATGCTTCTTGGATTCTAGCTCATATACTCTTGGGACAATACGCTGCTCCACTGACTGGGAAACAGATATTTTTTGTGCCTTTGATTGCCACTTTTATTATGGTGATATGGGATGTATGTATGGATCCTCTTTCTTCAACAGTCTATTCATTATGGGTATGGAAGAATGGAGGAATGTATTTTGGTGTTCCGTTACAAAATTATTTTGGTTGGTTTTTAGTAGTTTATATTATCTATCAAATTTTTGCAGTTTATATTGCCAAGTATGATGTTATCGCTGTAAACAATTGTAACGCATTTTCTTCTAAAAACTTTTGGAGAGAAGCAGTCGCTATTTATAGCATACAAGGTTTAACCCAATTAGTTGACCCTTTTGGGGCTTCAACTCATTTAGAGATTTATGCATCGATGGCATTAATTACCGTGTTTACAATGATGTTCGTATCTTTATTGGCTTTACTTAAAATTAATTCGAGTCATTTAAGAGATAAAAAAATGACTCGAATTAGAAGTAATGTACCAGGTTGA
- a CDS encoding condensation domain-containing protein, translated as MIKIEASSYQKNFYLEWKLDPDSIKYNLFLLFEIHGTLDIQLLEKSIIQFINYGQNQRTFFIEEENKLKQVIVDNIKNFELEFYDISHLNENAKKCCPTIINIYSSK; from the coding sequence ATGATAAAAATAGAAGCTTCCAGCTACCAAAAGAATTTCTATTTAGAATGGAAACTTGATCCTGACTCAATTAAGTATAACTTATTTTTATTGTTTGAAATTCATGGGACTCTTGATATTCAATTACTTGAAAAATCAATCATTCAGTTTATTAATTACGGGCAAAATCAAAGAACATTTTTTATAGAAGAAGAAAATAAGCTGAAACAAGTCATTGTTGATAATATTAAAAATTTTGAATTGGAATTTTATGATATTAGCCACTTAAACGAAAATGCAAAAAAATGCTGCCCAACAATTATTAACATCTATTCATCAAAATAA
- a CDS encoding winged helix-turn-helix transcriptional regulator has product MSLKKFSVYSEKCPSHNVLEGISDKWSILVINLLLNQTYRFGELKREIGGISAKMLAQTLNKLERFGFINRESFPVLPMKVEYSLTALGKELGNILNLLTRWTEKNMDAIITAENNFKETNAS; this is encoded by the coding sequence ATGTCTTTAAAAAAATTTAGTGTCTACAGTGAAAAATGTCCCTCTCATAATGTTCTTGAGGGGATTAGCGATAAATGGTCAATTTTGGTAATTAATCTATTATTAAATCAAACTTACCGATTCGGGGAATTAAAACGAGAAATTGGTGGAATTTCTGCGAAGATGTTAGCACAAACGCTCAATAAATTAGAACGTTTTGGGTTTATAAATAGGGAGTCTTTTCCAGTATTACCTATGAAAGTCGAATATTCATTAACAGCATTAGGTAAAGAGTTGGGTAATATTCTTAATTTACTCACAAGATGGACCGAAAAAAATATGGATGCAATAATTACCGCTGAGAATAATTTTAAAGAAACAAATGCATCCTGA
- a CDS encoding MATE family efflux transporter: MDKPIIPHSILTEIKANLLLSLPLMAAWFIHSLGPFAGTAMIAHLGKDALAGSVLVGTIWMAGITFWFGLFHAVSILIPQQMGANNNEAISEIMGQALLLNFFSWIPMMGLLWMIPFLVHWSARNLEVLMYAAEYAHALIYAVPGVITLAIIGHFLAGIGKTKMSLCISLIEIPLEIVFIYIFVFGKLGIPAFGIAGVGYGLAFSFTLTSIFIFIYLYGAKFAKPFQIFKHIGTFNWAPCKEMLRIGLPIGFTYFIELVGFTVVTYFVSRFNNIALAAHQIILQFEGVIVNIPHSISQAITVRVGIQVGRMDKTGVIYASYVGIILGFLISLVIFLILVLFPMKMLSIDFNIHEHANIVQIVIPLFFTLGVFQVFDSIRVLEAGALRGLKDTKFTMYVNIFCFSILGVFLAYLMGIVLNHNVQGIWYGLTFGMILGAIILFFRLKKTIKNADLSHLLKIY; encoded by the coding sequence ATGGATAAACCAATTATACCACATTCTATACTAACAGAGATCAAAGCAAATCTGTTGCTTAGTTTACCATTAATGGCAGCCTGGTTTATTCATTCACTCGGGCCTTTTGCAGGCACGGCGATGATTGCTCATTTGGGAAAAGATGCATTAGCAGGTAGTGTTTTAGTGGGAACAATTTGGATGGCTGGCATTACCTTCTGGTTTGGTCTTTTTCATGCGGTGAGTATTTTAATTCCACAACAAATGGGAGCCAATAATAATGAAGCTATCAGTGAAATCATGGGACAAGCCTTGCTGTTGAATTTTTTTTCTTGGATTCCAATGATGGGGCTTTTGTGGATGATTCCATTTTTAGTGCATTGGAGCGCACGTAATCTAGAGGTATTAATGTATGCAGCGGAGTATGCGCATGCACTTATATATGCTGTTCCAGGTGTAATTACACTTGCAATTATAGGCCATTTTTTGGCCGGAATTGGCAAAACGAAAATGAGCTTATGCATCAGTTTAATAGAAATTCCGCTCGAGATAGTATTTATTTATATTTTTGTTTTTGGAAAATTAGGTATTCCTGCTTTTGGGATAGCAGGAGTAGGTTATGGCTTAGCATTTTCCTTCACATTAACGAGCATCTTTATCTTCATATATTTATATGGTGCAAAATTTGCAAAACCCTTTCAGATTTTTAAACATATCGGGACATTCAATTGGGCTCCTTGTAAAGAAATGTTAAGGATTGGTTTGCCTATTGGATTTACCTATTTTATCGAATTAGTTGGATTCACCGTAGTAACTTATTTCGTTTCTCGATTTAATAATATAGCGCTTGCTGCTCATCAAATCATTCTACAGTTTGAAGGGGTTATTGTTAATATTCCTCATTCCATATCTCAGGCAATTACGGTTCGTGTTGGAATCCAGGTAGGACGAATGGATAAAACAGGAGTAATTTATGCGAGTTATGTGGGAATTATTCTTGGTTTTCTTATTTCATTAGTGATTTTTTTAATTTTGGTATTATTTCCTATGAAAATGCTCAGTATTGATTTCAATATTCATGAACACGCAAACATCGTTCAGATTGTTATACCGCTGTTTTTTACTCTGGGAGTATTTCAGGTTTTTGATTCTATTCGTGTGTTAGAAGCTGGAGCATTACGTGGATTAAAAGATACAAAATTTACGATGTATGTCAACATATTTTGTTTTTCCATTTTAGGGGTTTTTTTAGCCTATTTAATGGGAATTGTATTGAATCATAATGTTCAAGGTATCTGGTATGGTTTAACCTTTGGAATGATATTAGGTGCGATTATTCTCTTTTTTCGTTTAAAAAAAACAATAAAAAATGCCGACTTATCTCACCTATTAAAAATTTATTAA
- a CDS encoding transporter substrate-binding domain-containing protein, whose product MSVNRPLFFENTIISNIEKHEADIGIASITITLDRSQRINFSISYLPSDVQYLALKKWATVPFSEDVFDGKKIGIQVGTIFDRILKTQVFLMLKL is encoded by the coding sequence GTGAGTGTCAATCGTCCTCTATTTTTCGAAAACACCATTATATCTAATATAGAAAAACATGAGGCAGATATAGGTATTGCCTCTATTACAATTACTTTAGATCGAAGTCAGCGCATCAATTTTTCCATTTCTTACCTTCCAAGTGATGTTCAATATCTGGCATTAAAAAAATGGGCTACTGTGCCTTTTTCTGAGGATGTTTTTGATGGAAAAAAAATAGGTATTCAGGTTGGCACCATTTTTGATAGAATATTAAAGACTCAGGTTTTTCTAATGTTAAAATTGTAA
- a CDS encoding AMP-binding protein, with the protein MIRRLYQHNQNDSLHADTLVGICVPRSLNMIIGILGILKAGAAYVPLDPEYPEERLKYILEDCQPLLIITEEDIVAKYAFISKLYSNKLLVLDDIKIKKQLAECDSVNLKKISGPNCLAYLIYTSGSTGKPKGVLVEQRGVVNYIYNQTEYLKLQQPKSFYFIHSYAFDTSISSIFGSLQILKVMKVFQCHEKPKKKCFAHFNNNWG; encoded by the coding sequence TTGATTCGTAGACTCTATCAACATAATCAAAATGACTCTTTGCATGCGGATACTTTAGTAGGAATTTGTGTGCCTAGATCTTTGAATATGATTATAGGAATTTTGGGTATTCTCAAGGCTGGAGCCGCCTATGTTCCTTTAGATCCGGAATATCCAGAAGAGCGGTTAAAATATATTTTGGAAGATTGCCAACCGCTATTAATTATCACTGAGGAGGATATTGTTGCGAAATATGCTTTTATCTCTAAATTATATTCTAATAAATTACTTGTATTAGATGACATTAAAATAAAAAAACAGCTTGCTGAGTGTGATAGTGTCAATCTAAAGAAAATCAGTGGGCCTAATTGTTTAGCATATCTCATTTACACCTCAGGTTCGACTGGTAAACCCAAAGGTGTGTTAGTGGAACAACGAGGTGTCGTTAATTACATCTATAATCAAACTGAATATCTAAAGTTGCAACAGCCAAAAAGTTTTTATTTTATTCATTCATATGCTTTTGATACTTCTATATCAAGTATTTTTGGCTCATTGCAAATCTTAAAAGTTATGAAAGTGTTTCAATGCCATGAAAAACCTAAAAAGAAATGCTTTGCTCATTTCAACAATAATTGGGGATGA
- a CDS encoding transporter substrate-binding domain-containing protein — MLQDVLSAQYWATEFPEFTTFGKSFIYGYGFGIAVNKSDSELLQQINNALLEFEKNGQFKKTYERYVPENYVENFSTIMSHLLVSGA, encoded by the coding sequence GTGTTGCAAGATGTATTGTCAGCACAGTATTGGGCCACCGAGTTTCCTGAGTTTACTACATTTGGAAAATCGTTTATCTATGGATATGGATTTGGTATTGCTGTAAATAAAAGTGACAGTGAATTATTGCAGCAGATTAATAATGCTTTGCTTGAATTTGAAAAAAATGGCCAGTTTAAAAAGACTTATGAGCGGTATGTTCCAGAAAATTATGTCGAAAATTTTTCAACAATAATGAGTCACTTGCTCGTTTCTGGAGCATAA
- the guaD gene encoding guanine deaminase, whose translation MSDKIAYRGTLFYFKDTATLENFPIKKDKPSEQECQYVYIEDGILIVEAGRILDVGSYADLKNKISEIKQVDYKDKLITPGFIDTHQHASQSSIVAAYGEKLLEWLEDYVFPGESVYSDRESATKDLNFFLDHLLRNGTTTAVSYGPLFYEASDIFFDELQRRNMRFVTGNILMDENSPDKLRLTTQENYDNCVRLIKKWHNKGRLSYCISPRFALSCSNTMLELCGSLKKEHPDCYIQTHLDENVNEVASVKKLYPWSKHYMDVYDHFGLVTDRSIFGHCIHTTDEELELFKKSGAIISWCPLSNNFLGSGLFNFARTSKYTNKITLGTDWGAGNSLSMFAVLDDAYKVSMLNSVKLPSMVRWYMATLGAAKALQLDKQIGSFKPGKEADFIVIDPDATTYLKYRREKVDDIFELLFILMTLGSEDNIKATYIMGKPAYINNVSST comes from the coding sequence ATGAGTGATAAAATAGCTTACCGAGGTACACTCTTTTATTTTAAGGACACAGCAACTCTTGAAAATTTTCCTATTAAGAAAGACAAACCATCAGAACAAGAATGCCAATATGTTTATATCGAAGATGGCATACTGATCGTTGAAGCGGGAAGAATTCTTGATGTAGGCAGCTATGCCGATTTAAAGAATAAAATTAGTGAGATAAAACAAGTTGATTATAAAGATAAATTAATTACTCCTGGGTTTATTGATACACATCAACATGCTTCACAAAGCTCCATAGTTGCCGCTTATGGGGAAAAGCTTCTGGAATGGCTGGAAGACTATGTATTCCCTGGTGAGAGCGTTTATAGTGATAGAGAGAGTGCAACAAAAGATTTAAATTTCTTTTTGGACCATCTTTTAAGAAATGGGACGACCACAGCCGTTTCTTATGGACCATTATTTTATGAAGCCTCTGACATCTTTTTTGACGAGTTGCAAAGAAGAAATATGCGTTTTGTGACTGGTAATATTTTAATGGATGAAAACTCTCCTGATAAACTCCGCTTAACGACACAGGAGAATTATGACAATTGTGTTCGATTAATTAAAAAATGGCACAATAAAGGACGTTTATCCTACTGTATTTCTCCACGATTTGCTTTATCGTGCTCTAATACAATGCTTGAATTGTGTGGATCCCTTAAAAAAGAACATCCAGATTGTTACATCCAAACCCACTTGGATGAAAATGTGAATGAAGTGGCGTCAGTAAAAAAACTTTATCCTTGGAGTAAACATTATATGGATGTTTATGATCATTTTGGTTTGGTAACAGACCGAAGTATATTTGGCCATTGCATCCATACAACCGATGAAGAGCTGGAATTATTTAAAAAATCGGGTGCAATTATATCCTGGTGTCCATTGAGTAATAACTTTTTAGGCAGTGGTTTATTTAATTTTGCAAGAACATCCAAATATACCAACAAAATTACTTTAGGAACGGATTGGGGAGCCGGAAACAGTCTTTCCATGTTTGCTGTTTTAGACGATGCATATAAGGTTTCTATGTTAAACAGTGTCAAATTACCTAGTATGGTGCGCTGGTATATGGCAACTTTAGGTGCAGCAAAAGCATTACAACTGGATAAGCAAATTGGTTCTTTTAAACCAGGAAAGGAAGCTGATTTTATTGTCATTGATCCCGATGCAACAACGTACCTGAAATATCGTCGTGAAAAAGTAGATGATATTTTCGAGTTGCTTTTTATTTTGATGACTTTGGGATCTGAGGATAATATTAAAGCGACTTACATCATGGGTAAGCCCGCATATATCAATAACGTGAGTTCGACATAA